The Sinomicrobium kalidii region TCCGGGATTTACGACTTTTATATCACTTGCCCAACAATAGCAATTCATTACAAACAATCTCCGTTATATATCGCTTATTCCCGTCCCGGTCTTCCCAGGATCGCGTGGCCAGCTTACCTTCTACGGCGATCTCTTTTCCCTTTTCTACATAATTTTCCACTACATTGACCAGCCCCCCGCGAACTACTATATTGTGCCAGTACGTCCGTTTCACTTTTTCCCCGTTCTTATCCTTGTAGTTGTCATTTGTTGCAAGTGGAAACCGGGCTATCTTGTTTCCGTCTTCAAAATTGACAAATTCAGGATCCTGCCCCAATCGTCCTATTAATTGTACTTTGTTTTTAATAGCGTTCATAATACTAAAATTTTAAGGTTAAACAGTTAATATTATCAGACTTGAAATATCCAACGGCACAAACATAGAATTGCAATATCGTTTTACCCGGTAGTTAAATAATTACTTTCATTTGTATTCGTTTGTAACTAATTGTAACTATTTACAAATAAATATGTTACTCAATATCAATATATTACAAAAAGTTCTTTGCGAATATTATCACCGTATATTTCCCTGTTTTTATTTCAATTCCCCTTGAAAAAACAAATTCACAGTGTATAAATTTCCCTGAATATTCTTTTCCGGACATGGATGTTAGTGCATTCAGATACCGGTAAAACAAACATTCTTCAGGACTGTTTTGTTGCCCATGCCAATTTTAACACACTACTTATTTTAGTATCTTAGTCATTGAAATACAGTATCATTAATCAGATTACCATGAAAAATATTCTGATCACCCTTACTTTTCTTCTCTACCTGTGTTTTTGTATCTCTTCCTGCACTGATCCGGGAA contains the following coding sequences:
- a CDS encoding single-stranded DNA-binding protein, producing the protein MNAIKNKVQLIGRLGQDPEFVNFEDGNKIARFPLATNDNYKDKNGEKVKRTYWHNIVVRGGLVNVVENYVEKGKEIAVEGKLATRSWEDRDGNKRYITEIVCNELLLLGK